The following are from one region of the Stigmatopora argus isolate UIUO_Sarg chromosome 9, RoL_Sarg_1.0, whole genome shotgun sequence genome:
- the LOC144082643 gene encoding pro-neuregulin-2, membrane-bound isoform-like isoform X4 → MDPTGEPYVFKASYAPVDASEPELKKDVERVLCEDCASVPKLRLMQGQSLMEGDKLYLKCEASGNPSPSFRWYKDGHELQRGRDLRIKTNKKNSKVLISRVRVEDSGNYTCVAENSVGQENVTSIISVHILTTTTLSLGVSHVRHCNETEKAYCSNGGDCYFIHGINELSCKCPNDYTGDRCENSVMAGFYKLLRIEFMEAEELYQRRVLTITGVCVALLVVGIVCVVAYCKTKKHRQHQLHQNQNQCVEQPNRMLANGPNHPGPGPEEIPMVDVSPNSRNLQQRQVQYISKSVPTTECVISHGAEGAGNYAGSRMSTRSHHSTTASHASRHEEQTWSMERTDSMNSDCQSGGLSSSVGTSKCSSPACMARRAHWGCTDVTSPGMHYGDSYDSLRDSPHSDRYVSALTTPARLSPVEFHYPPLSAHVPTFHITSPNTSHALSLPPAAATYHREEDQPLLRCPDDRSLYRQPRRPRRPYLTESTGSLPSSPYRLPDEEAYETTQEYASSREPIRSRRRPRRNRLNGQSQRSAGLRDYRSQSFSQSEEEEEEEEEDEAQGESTPFLSMQNMNMDLPLTVPAYHSSTGADTRTHRGLSRPGNRSNGHSRSSQSQRFKSDNMPL, encoded by the exons CCTCTGTTCCAAAGCTGCGATTGATGCAAGGCCAGTCTCTGATGGAAGGGGACAAATTGTACTTGAAGTGTGAGGCGTCAGGGAATCCAAGCCCTTCCTTTCGCTGGTACAAGGATGGACATGAACTTCAGCGAGGGAGAGACCTCAGAATAAAAACCAACAA aaaaaattccAAGGTGCTGATTAGTCGGGTGCGTGTGGAAGACTCTGGAAACTACACCTGCGTGGCTGAAAACTCAGTTGGACAAGAAAACGTCACAAGTATTATCAGCGTGCACATAT TAACTACCACCACTTTGTCATTGGGTGTGAGCCATGTGAGGCACTGCAACGAAACGGAAAAGGCCTACTGCAGCAACGGTGGAGACTGTTACTTCATACATGGTATTAACGAGCTTTCTTGCAA GTGTCCCAATGACTATACGGGGGACCGCTGTGAAAACTCTGTCATGGCCGGTTTCTACA AGCTTCTCAGAATTGAATTTATGG AGGCCGAGGAGCTCTACCAAAGGCGGGTGCTGACGATTACAGGAGTCTGTGTGGCCTTGTTGGTGGTTGGCATTGTCTGTGTGGTGGCCTACTGCAAAACGAA GAAGCACAGGCAACACCAACTGCATCAGAACCAGAATCAATGTGTGGAACAACCTAATCGCATGCTGGCCAACGGGCCCAACCACCCCGGGCCTGGTCCCGAGGAAATTCCCATGGTTGATGTGAGTCCAAACAGTAGAAACTTACAGCAGAGACAGGTACAG TACATCTCCAAGAGTGTCCCTACCACCGAGTGTGTCATCAGCCACGGAGCTGAAGGTGCTGGCAACTATGCTGGCAGCAGAATGTCGACGCGCTCACATCATTCGACCACTGCCTCACATGCATCCAG ACATGAGGAGCAGACATGGAGCATGGAGCGAACAGACAGCATGAATTCGGACTGCCAGTCAGGTGGCCTGTCCAGCTCTGTTGGAACCAGTAAATGCAGCAGTCCAGCTTGTATGGCAAGGAGGGCGCACTGGGGCTGCACAGATGTAACCAGTCCGGGAATGCACTACGGAGATTCCTACGACTCACTTAGAGATTCCCCTCACAGTGACAG ATACGTGTCTGCATTGACCACACCAGCTCGCTTGTCACCAGTGGAGTTTCACTACCCACCGCTATCCGCCCATGTTCCAACTTTCCACATCACCTCACCCAACACAAGCCACGCTCTCTCCCTACCACCTGCCGCTGCAACCTATCATAGAGAGGAAGACCAGCCGCTACTGAGATGCCCTGAT gatcgcAGTTTGTACAGGCAGCCTCGACGACCGCGTCGACCCTACCTGACAGAGAGCACAGGAAGTCTCCCATCCAGTCCCTACCGACTCCCTGACGAAGAGGCCTATGAGACCACGCAGGAATACGCTTCCTCCAGGGAGCCCATCCGGAGTCGACGGCGCCCACGACGCAACCGCCTCAACGGACAATCTCAGAGGTCAGCGGGCCTACGGGACTACAGGTCACAGAGCTTCAGCCAatcagaggaggaagaggaagaggaggaggaagacgaagCTCAGGGGGAGAGCACACCTTTCCTCAGTATGCAGAACATGAACATGGACCTGCCTTTAACCGTGCCGGCTTACCACTCATCGACGGGGGCCGACACGCGGACTCACCGAGGGCTGAGTCGGCCGGGGAATCGAAGCAATGGGCACAGTCGGAGCTCACAGTCGCAGCGATTCAAGTCAGACAACATGCCCCTTTAA